Proteins found in one Serinicoccus marinus DSM 15273 genomic segment:
- a CDS encoding uridine kinase, producing MSAPGFLPLRQLVLVDLLGLLLAVRPGERAVVALDGPDGVGKSHLARELVALAPHVAGRELHVVSVDGFHHPAAHRHARGSTGTTCYEDSYDYDALRRAVLWPFRAGQDVVPAVFDVARDVPVFPEPVPLAEDAVLLVEGVFLRRPELRGEWDATGLVSAPPSVTVPRGNARFPRLAGADDPADESNARYVEAQEIYRLQSRTWAPDWILDNTDLQRPELVWPDPDEPQWFEQ from the coding sequence GTGAGTGCGCCCGGATTCCTGCCCCTGCGACAGCTCGTGCTGGTCGACCTGCTGGGGCTGCTGCTCGCGGTGCGGCCGGGGGAGCGTGCCGTCGTGGCCCTGGACGGGCCGGACGGGGTGGGCAAGAGCCATCTGGCGCGCGAGCTCGTGGCGCTGGCACCGCACGTGGCCGGCCGGGAGCTACACGTGGTCTCGGTCGACGGCTTCCACCACCCCGCTGCGCACCGGCACGCCCGCGGCAGCACGGGGACGACCTGCTACGAGGACTCCTACGACTACGACGCCCTGCGCCGCGCTGTCCTGTGGCCGTTCCGCGCCGGCCAGGACGTCGTGCCGGCCGTCTTCGACGTCGCCCGCGACGTCCCGGTCTTCCCCGAGCCGGTGCCACTGGCCGAGGACGCCGTGCTCCTCGTCGAGGGCGTCTTCCTGCGCCGCCCCGAGCTGCGCGGCGAGTGGGACGCCACCGGTCTGGTCAGCGCCCCGCCCTCGGTGACCGTGCCGCGCGGCAACGCCCGCTTCCCCCGCCTCGCCGGGGCGGACGATCCCGCCGACGAGTCCAACGCGCGCTATGTTGAGGCCCAGGAGATCTACCGGCTCCAGTCCCGCACCTGGGCCCCCGACTGGATCCTGGACAACACCGACCTCCAGCGCCCCGAGCTGGTCTGGCCGGACCCCGACGAACCGCAGTGGTTCGAGCAGTGA
- a CDS encoding GNAT family N-acetyltransferase produces the protein MAPDPISRQTARQSTWHEVCQAYHFVERADLTVVHEHMPPGTAGKPHSHQGSRQFFYVLAGTGTMTLGQREVRVPAESGIEVPPRTHHYMRNDAEDDLEMIVVTTPRASGTPHVRERPLGRDRGGLVVGSHLRHTRFGDLSTVVRFEEAMDTSPFLGQGGLDWHSAALDDPDLEHWVLVDRLDRVIAFGVLVGVSEGDVVEIRRMVVAPEGRGQGLGRLLLRQLLEHALANPGVHRVWLDVSADNTRARSLYRAVGFVEKQPPDWATLLENGVYMEWGDTRLS, from the coding sequence ATGGCGCCCGACCCCATCAGCCGGCAGACCGCCCGCCAGTCGACGTGGCACGAGGTGTGCCAGGCCTACCACTTCGTGGAGCGGGCAGACCTCACGGTGGTGCACGAGCACATGCCGCCGGGCACGGCGGGCAAGCCGCACAGCCACCAGGGCTCGCGCCAGTTCTTCTACGTCCTGGCCGGGACGGGCACGATGACGCTCGGGCAGCGCGAGGTGCGGGTGCCGGCGGAGTCGGGCATCGAGGTGCCACCGCGCACGCACCACTACATGCGCAACGACGCCGAGGACGACCTGGAGATGATCGTCGTCACGACACCCCGGGCGAGCGGCACGCCGCACGTCAGGGAGCGTCCGCTGGGCCGGGACCGTGGCGGGCTCGTCGTGGGCTCCCACCTGCGCCATACGCGCTTCGGCGACCTCTCGACGGTGGTGCGCTTCGAGGAGGCCATGGACACCAGCCCCTTCCTCGGGCAGGGCGGCCTCGACTGGCACAGCGCGGCGCTGGACGACCCGGACCTGGAGCACTGGGTGCTGGTGGACCGGCTCGACCGGGTCATCGCCTTCGGCGTCCTCGTCGGCGTGAGCGAGGGCGACGTCGTCGAGATCCGGCGCATGGTGGTCGCGCCCGAGGGCCGGGGGCAGGGCCTGGGCCGGTTGCTGCTGCGGCAGCTGCTCGAGCACGCCCTGGCCAACCCCGGGGTGCACCGCGTGTGGCTCGACGTCAGCGCTGACAACACCCGCGCGCGGTCGCTCTACCGCGCGGTCGGATTCGTGGAGAAGCAGCCACCGGACTGGGCCACGCTACTCGAGAACGGCGTCTACATGGAGTGGGGGGACACCCGCCTATCCTGA
- the ispG gene encoding flavodoxin-dependent (E)-4-hydroxy-3-methylbut-2-enyl-diphosphate synthase produces MTAGAPISLGMPSAPPPVLAPRRPTRKIKVGKVEVGGDAPVSVQSMTTTPTTDINATLQQIAELTATGCDIVRVACPTQDDADALPAIAQKSQIPVIADIHFQPKYVYAAIDAGCAAVRVNPGNIRRFDDQVKQISQAAKDAGVSLRIGVNAGSLDKRLLEKYGKPTAEALVESAVWEASLFEEHDFHDFKISVKHNDPVVMVRAYEMLSERGDWPLHLGVTEAGPAFQGTIKSSVAFGSLLSRGIGDTIRVSLSAPPVEEVKVGNQILQSLNLKPRKLEIVSCPSCGRAQVDVYTLADEVTAGLEGMEVPLRVAVMGCVVNGPGEAREADLGVASGNGKGQIFVKGEVIKTVPESQIVETLIEEASRIAEEMGEGEAGDEVAGSPTVTVG; encoded by the coding sequence ATGACTGCTGGTGCCCCCATCTCCCTCGGTATGCCCTCGGCCCCGCCGCCCGTGCTCGCGCCCCGGCGTCCGACCCGCAAGATCAAGGTCGGCAAGGTCGAGGTCGGGGGCGACGCACCGGTGTCGGTGCAGTCGATGACCACGACCCCGACGACCGACATCAACGCCACGCTGCAGCAGATCGCCGAGCTGACGGCCACCGGCTGCGACATCGTCCGGGTGGCCTGCCCCACCCAGGACGACGCCGACGCCCTGCCCGCCATCGCGCAGAAGTCCCAGATCCCGGTCATCGCCGACATCCACTTCCAGCCGAAGTACGTCTACGCCGCGATCGACGCGGGCTGCGCGGCCGTGCGGGTCAACCCCGGCAACATCCGCAGGTTCGACGACCAGGTCAAGCAGATCTCGCAGGCCGCCAAGGACGCGGGGGTCTCGCTGCGCATCGGTGTCAACGCCGGGTCGCTGGACAAGCGGCTGCTGGAGAAGTACGGCAAGCCCACGGCCGAGGCGCTCGTCGAGTCCGCGGTGTGGGAGGCCAGCCTCTTCGAGGAGCACGACTTCCACGACTTCAAGATCTCGGTGAAGCACAACGACCCGGTCGTCATGGTCCGGGCCTACGAGATGCTCTCCGAGCGGGGGGACTGGCCGCTGCACCTCGGCGTCACCGAGGCCGGCCCGGCCTTCCAGGGCACGATCAAGTCCTCGGTCGCCTTCGGCTCCCTGCTCTCGCGGGGCATCGGCGACACGATCCGGGTCTCGCTGTCGGCCCCGCCGGTCGAGGAGGTCAAGGTGGGCAACCAGATCCTGCAGAGCCTCAACCTCAAGCCCCGCAAGCTGGAGATCGTGTCCTGCCCGTCCTGCGGTCGCGCGCAGGTCGACGTCTACACCCTGGCCGACGAGGTGACCGCCGGTCTGGAGGGCATGGAGGTCCCGCTGCGCGTCGCGGTCATGGGGTGCGTCGTCAACGGCCCCGGCGAGGCCCGGGAGGCCGACCTCGGTGTGGCCTCCGGCAACGGCAAGGGCCAGATCTTCGTCAAGGGCGAGGTCATCAAGACGGTGCCCGAGAGCCAGATCGTCGAGACCCTCATCGAGGAGGCCTCCCGGATCGCCGAGGAGATGGGCGAGGGTGAGGCCGGGGACGAGGTCGCCGGCTCGCCGACCGTCACCGTCGGGTAA
- a CDS encoding M50 family metallopeptidase, which yields MLYLLGVVVVFVGIAASIALHEIGHLVPAKLFRVRCTQYMVGFGPTLWSTRRGETEYGLKAIPLGGYVRMIGMFPPRPGDDGRVRASSSNPLHLMIEQARQDSLEEVRPEDTDRVFYKLPVWKRVVVMAGGPLMNLAISAVLITLLMTMQGPAFVRPVVSEVAPCANTVVTDEDCTGQEPSPAAAAGFEVGDTIVSVDGTPVDDWADTTYAIQNAGEQATFVVDRDGARQELTADLVLRERPLVGADGLPVLDEQGENVYGEVGFLGASPTIVHEPQPITAVPGMVGEMFTGTARIVLTLPQRLVDVSQAAFGTEERDPNGPMSVVGVGRVAGDVTQDGIEGFVESAGERFWLLVSVLASLNMALFVFNLIPLLPLDGGHVAGALWEGAKRTWARIFRRPDPGPVDTAAALPIAYAVAIGLLGMTVLLIYADIVRPIQLG from the coding sequence ATGCTGTACCTGCTCGGTGTGGTCGTGGTCTTCGTCGGCATCGCCGCGTCGATCGCGCTGCACGAGATCGGGCACCTCGTCCCGGCCAAGCTCTTCCGCGTGCGGTGCACGCAGTACATGGTCGGCTTCGGCCCGACACTGTGGTCGACCCGGCGCGGGGAGACGGAGTACGGCCTCAAGGCGATCCCGCTCGGTGGCTACGTCCGGATGATCGGGATGTTCCCGCCCCGCCCCGGTGACGACGGACGGGTGCGCGCGAGCAGCTCCAACCCGCTGCACCTCATGATCGAGCAGGCCCGCCAGGACTCGCTGGAGGAGGTCCGGCCCGAGGACACCGACCGCGTCTTCTACAAGCTGCCGGTGTGGAAGCGGGTGGTCGTCATGGCGGGCGGCCCGCTGATGAACCTCGCGATCAGCGCCGTGCTCATCACGCTGCTGATGACGATGCAGGGCCCCGCCTTCGTCCGACCGGTCGTCAGCGAGGTCGCTCCCTGCGCCAACACCGTCGTCACCGACGAGGACTGCACCGGGCAGGAGCCCTCGCCCGCGGCCGCAGCCGGTTTCGAGGTCGGGGACACCATCGTCTCGGTCGACGGCACGCCCGTGGACGACTGGGCCGACACCACGTATGCCATCCAGAACGCCGGCGAGCAGGCCACCTTCGTGGTGGACCGGGACGGTGCCCGGCAGGAGCTGACGGCGGACCTGGTGCTGCGGGAGCGCCCGCTGGTCGGCGCGGACGGGCTGCCGGTGCTCGACGAGCAGGGCGAGAACGTCTACGGGGAGGTCGGCTTCCTCGGCGCCTCGCCCACGATCGTGCACGAGCCGCAGCCGATCACCGCGGTCCCCGGCATGGTCGGGGAGATGTTCACCGGCACGGCACGCATCGTGCTCACGCTGCCGCAACGTCTCGTGGACGTCTCCCAGGCGGCCTTCGGCACCGAGGAGCGCGACCCGAACGGACCGATGTCGGTGGTGGGTGTCGGCCGGGTCGCCGGCGACGTCACGCAGGACGGCATCGAGGGCTTCGTGGAGAGCGCCGGGGAACGCTTCTGGCTGCTGGTCTCGGTCCTCGCCTCGCTCAACATGGCGCTGTTCGTGTTCAACCTCATCCCGCTGCTGCCGCTGGACGGCGGCCACGTCGCGGGGGCCCTCTGGGAGGGGGCGAAGAGGACCTGGGCGCGGATCTTCCGGCGTCCGGACCCGGGTCCGGTCGACACCGCGGCCGCGCTCCCCATCGCCTACGCCGTCGCCATCGGTCTGCTCGGGATGACCGTCCTGCTCATCTACGCCGACATCGTGCGGCCGATCCAGCTCGGCTGA
- the dxr gene encoding 1-deoxy-D-xylulose-5-phosphate reductoisomerase, with the protein MSPRSLTLLGSTGSIGTQAIDVVRAHPDRFRVQALAAGGGDLGSLARQAAELRVDQVAIARDDTGARSELADALGEAARAAGLRAYRPEIHTGPDAAERVAGQGADVVLNGITGSIGLRPTLAALAAGSTLALANKESLIVGGTLVTRAARPGQIVPVDSEHSAIAQALRAGARGEVRRLVLTASGGPFRGRSRAELADVTPQEALAHPTWDMGQVVTTNSATLVNKGLEVIEAHLLFDVPFDAIEVVVHPQSIVHSMVEFVDGSTLAQASPPTMHIPIALGLSWPERLADVAPACDWTRASTWDFLPLDDEAFPAVRLAEQVGRIGGTAPAVYNAANEVCVAAFHEHRLPFLGIVDVVAEVVDEHVGGNSASPSGVDLTVEEVLAADGWARESAARSIDRRPRD; encoded by the coding sequence GTGAGTCCACGGAGCCTGACCCTGCTCGGGTCGACCGGATCGATCGGCACCCAGGCGATCGACGTCGTCCGCGCCCACCCGGACCGGTTCCGGGTGCAGGCGCTCGCCGCGGGCGGGGGAGACCTGGGATCGCTCGCCCGGCAGGCGGCCGAGCTGCGGGTCGACCAGGTGGCGATCGCCAGGGACGACACCGGCGCGCGTTCCGAGCTGGCCGACGCCCTGGGCGAGGCGGCCCGGGCCGCCGGGCTCCGGGCATACCGTCCCGAGATCCACACCGGGCCGGACGCCGCCGAGCGGGTGGCGGGCCAGGGCGCAGACGTCGTGCTCAACGGCATCACCGGGAGCATCGGGCTGCGTCCCACCCTCGCCGCGCTCGCCGCCGGGAGCACGCTGGCCCTCGCCAACAAGGAGTCCCTGATCGTCGGGGGCACCCTGGTGACGCGGGCGGCCCGACCCGGCCAGATCGTGCCGGTCGACTCCGAGCACAGCGCCATCGCCCAGGCGCTGCGCGCCGGGGCGCGCGGCGAGGTCCGCAGGCTCGTGCTCACCGCCAGCGGGGGTCCCTTCCGTGGTCGGTCCCGCGCCGAGCTGGCCGACGTCACGCCGCAGGAGGCGCTGGCTCACCCCACCTGGGACATGGGGCAGGTGGTCACCACCAACTCCGCGACCCTGGTCAACAAGGGCCTGGAGGTGATCGAGGCGCACCTGCTCTTCGACGTGCCCTTCGACGCGATCGAGGTGGTGGTGCATCCCCAGTCGATCGTGCACTCCATGGTCGAGTTCGTGGACGGCTCGACCCTCGCGCAGGCCTCGCCGCCGACCATGCACATCCCCATCGCCCTCGGTCTGTCCTGGCCGGAGCGGTTGGCCGACGTCGCTCCGGCGTGCGACTGGACCCGGGCCTCCACGTGGGACTTCCTGCCGCTGGACGACGAGGCCTTCCCCGCGGTGCGGCTGGCCGAGCAGGTGGGACGGATAGGGGGCACCGCTCCCGCGGTCTACAACGCCGCCAACGAGGTCTGCGTCGCCGCCTTCCACGAGCACCGCCTGCCCTTCCTCGGCATCGTCGACGTGGTCGCCGAGGTCGTCGACGAGCACGTCGGCGGGAACTCCGCGTCGCCGTCAGGGGTTGACCTGACGGTGGAGGAGGTGCTCGCCGCCGACGGCTGGGCGCGCGAGTCCGCCGCGCGTAGCATCGACCGACGTCCCCGGGACTGA
- a CDS encoding threonine/serine ThrE exporter family protein, with translation MSDHAPEPQQALLTRTVLLRMAGELAASGEPVVDVERAVRSLGARAGYPGVQVAASPTAVFLSLSAGTPASIAPVRGPLRLDQCAAVHAVRHFLDTGRLTMAQAETELDAIRALPHPYPAWVRHLGLMGVSVGISLILQPGLPNVAVAALGSLVVSLLLTQSGRHTLLGSLLPSLAAFAVALLAFGGYQLGLLDGPLRTLICPLAVLLPGALLVTGVSELAQGAMVAGASRVFYGMVQLGLFSLGVVGASMVLAVDQGAFANVRVEGPGLWVAPLGLALITIGITLSEALPWSLLRWSALVLVLTFAAQLAGQQSASSLPIGGFTGAVVASFVPALLGRFREDVPRLVAFLPSFWLLVPGTVGLMGVSQIGVGTGDGATLLGTVGIVASIALGLLIGSALALPVSRPAATWRRRTAQ, from the coding sequence GTGAGCGACCACGCCCCCGAGCCGCAGCAGGCGCTGCTGACCCGCACCGTGCTGCTGCGGATGGCCGGGGAGCTGGCCGCCTCCGGCGAGCCGGTGGTCGACGTCGAGCGGGCGGTGCGCTCGCTGGGTGCGCGGGCCGGCTACCCGGGGGTCCAGGTCGCCGCCAGCCCGACCGCGGTCTTCCTCAGCCTCAGCGCCGGGACGCCCGCCTCGATCGCCCCGGTGCGCGGCCCGCTCCGGCTTGACCAGTGCGCCGCGGTGCACGCGGTGCGCCACTTCCTGGACACGGGACGGCTGACGATGGCGCAGGCCGAGACCGAGCTCGACGCCATCCGGGCCCTCCCGCACCCCTACCCCGCCTGGGTGCGTCACCTCGGCCTCATGGGGGTGTCGGTCGGGATCTCGCTCATCCTGCAGCCCGGCCTGCCCAACGTCGCCGTCGCCGCGCTCGGGTCCCTCGTGGTGAGCCTGCTCCTCACGCAGTCCGGGCGGCACACGCTGCTCGGTTCGCTGCTGCCCTCGCTGGCTGCCTTCGCCGTGGCGCTGCTGGCCTTCGGCGGGTACCAGCTGGGTCTGCTGGACGGCCCGCTGCGCACGCTCATCTGCCCGCTCGCGGTGCTGCTGCCCGGCGCGCTGCTGGTCACCGGTGTCAGCGAGCTGGCGCAGGGCGCGATGGTCGCCGGGGCGTCCCGCGTGTTCTACGGGATGGTGCAGCTGGGCCTGTTCTCGCTCGGCGTCGTCGGCGCCTCGATGGTCCTCGCGGTGGACCAGGGCGCCTTCGCCAACGTGCGGGTCGAGGGCCCGGGTCTGTGGGTCGCACCCCTGGGGCTGGCGCTCATCACGATCGGCATCACCCTCTCCGAGGCCCTCCCGTGGTCGTTGCTGCGGTGGTCGGCGCTGGTCCTGGTCCTGACCTTCGCCGCCCAGCTGGCCGGGCAGCAGAGCGCCTCGTCGTTGCCCATCGGAGGGTTCACCGGCGCCGTCGTCGCCTCCTTCGTCCCCGCGCTGCTGGGACGCTTCCGGGAGGACGTGCCGCGGCTGGTGGCCTTCCTGCCCTCCTTCTGGCTGCTCGTCCCCGGGACCGTGGGTCTCATGGGGGTCAGCCAGATCGGGGTCGGCACCGGGGACGGCGCGACGCTGCTGGGGACCGTCGGGATCGTGGCCTCGATCGCGCTCGGCCTGCTCATCGGCTCCGCGCTGGCGCTCCCGGTGTCCCGGCCGGCCGCCACCTGGCGGCGCCGCACGGCACAATGA